In the genome of Streptomyces racemochromogenes, one region contains:
- a CDS encoding GNAT family N-acetyltransferase, translating into MTTETLTVRPAGPGDARDICALLNAVDVIEIGRPETDLGTVEADLNHPDVDLAADSWLAFQGGRLVSYALVWADSGPGRVDGDHYVLPGHGRAALALLRRMEDRARELASGAGPGARLRIQLNVRPTLDLALLTGRGYRSVRRYQVMTRRLSPAADLPPAPPGGLALRDCAADEADRRRAHALVEETFAAHFGHAHRTYESWLDHIDGRCLDWSLVWIASLPGEGDVAVLVTRDDRTSMGWIGHLGVREDLRGYGFGSHLLRHAFAAYAARGRDTLGLGVDTLNESGALALYEAHGMVLHYAVDTWELALHPQG; encoded by the coding sequence ATGACCACCGAGACGCTGACCGTCCGCCCGGCCGGGCCCGGGGACGCCCGGGACATCTGCGCACTGCTCAACGCCGTCGACGTCATCGAGATCGGCAGACCCGAGACCGACCTGGGCACCGTCGAGGCCGACCTCAACCATCCCGACGTGGACCTCGCCGCCGACTCCTGGCTCGCCTTCCAGGGCGGCCGGCTCGTCTCCTACGCCCTCGTCTGGGCCGACTCCGGCCCCGGCCGCGTCGACGGCGACCACTACGTCCTGCCCGGCCACGGCCGGGCGGCCCTCGCGCTGCTGCGGCGGATGGAGGACCGGGCCCGCGAGCTGGCCTCCGGCGCCGGCCCCGGCGCGCGGCTGCGGATCCAGCTCAACGTCCGGCCCACCCTCGACCTCGCCCTCCTCACCGGCCGCGGCTACCGCAGCGTGCGCCGCTACCAGGTGATGACCCGCCGGCTCTCGCCCGCCGCCGACCTGCCGCCCGCCCCGCCCGGCGGGCTCGCCCTGCGCGACTGCGCCGCCGACGAGGCCGACCGACGCCGCGCCCACGCCCTGGTGGAGGAGACCTTCGCCGCCCACTTCGGGCACGCCCACCGCACGTACGAGTCCTGGCTCGACCACATCGACGGCCGCTGCCTCGACTGGTCGCTCGTGTGGATCGCGAGCCTGCCCGGCGAGGGTGACGTCGCCGTCCTCGTCACCCGCGACGACCGCACCAGCATGGGCTGGATCGGCCACCTCGGCGTACGCGAGGACCTGCGCGGGTACGGCTTCGGCTCCCACCTGCTGCGGCACGCCTTCGCCGCCTACGCCGCCCGCGGCCGCGACACCCTGGGCCTCGGCGTGGACACCCTCAACGAGAGCGGCGCCCTCGCCCTGTACGAGGCGCACGGCATGGTCCTGCACTACGCCGTCGACACGTGGGAGCTCGCATTGCACCCCCAGGGGTGA
- a CDS encoding ABC transporter ATP-binding protein, giving the protein MTTTTAAHPAAPGPADGTGDTATVVSFQNVTKSYGKVRAVDGLSLALHPGETVALLGPNGAGKSSTLDLLLGLRPADSGTVSLFGTTPREAIASGRVGAMLQSGGLMEEVTVRELVTLGCALHPRPYPVDEVLSRAGIEEIAGRLVNKLSGGQEQRVRFALATAGHNDLIVLDEPTTGMDVTSRQAFWATMREQAAQGRTVLFATHYLEEADAIADRVLVLNKGRLLADGTAAEIKARAGARKVAFDLDGPVDEQALRALPGLTAFDLTGRSVRLQSRDADATVHAVYALGLRPRNLEVAGLGLEQAFIALTEAEEATR; this is encoded by the coding sequence ATGACGACGACGACCGCGGCACACCCCGCCGCCCCGGGCCCCGCAGACGGAACCGGCGACACCGCAACCGTGGTGTCCTTCCAGAACGTGACCAAGAGCTACGGCAAGGTCCGGGCCGTCGACGGACTCTCCCTCGCACTCCACCCGGGCGAGACCGTTGCGCTCCTCGGCCCCAACGGCGCCGGCAAGTCCTCCACCCTCGACCTGCTCCTCGGCCTGCGCCCCGCCGACTCCGGCACCGTCAGCCTCTTCGGCACCACCCCCCGCGAGGCCATCGCCTCCGGCCGGGTCGGCGCCATGCTCCAGAGCGGCGGCCTCATGGAGGAGGTGACCGTGCGCGAGCTCGTCACCCTCGGCTGCGCCCTGCACCCGCGCCCGTACCCCGTCGACGAGGTGCTCAGCCGGGCCGGGATCGAGGAGATCGCCGGCCGGCTCGTCAACAAGCTCTCCGGCGGCCAGGAGCAGCGCGTGCGCTTCGCCCTCGCCACCGCCGGCCACAACGACCTGATCGTCCTCGACGAGCCCACCACCGGCATGGACGTCACCTCCCGCCAGGCCTTCTGGGCCACCATGCGGGAACAGGCCGCCCAGGGCCGCACGGTCCTGTTCGCCACCCACTACCTGGAAGAGGCGGACGCCATCGCCGACCGCGTCCTCGTCCTCAACAAGGGCCGGCTGCTCGCCGACGGCACCGCCGCCGAGATCAAGGCCAGGGCCGGCGCCCGCAAGGTCGCCTTCGACCTCGACGGGCCGGTCGACGAGCAGGCGCTGCGCGCCCTGCCCGGCCTGACCGCCTTCGACCTCACCGGCCGCTCCGTACGGCTCCAGTCGCGCGACGCCGACGCCACCGTGCACGCCGTGTACGCGCTCGGCCTGCGCCCGCGCAACCTGGAGGTCGCCGGCCTCGGCCTGGAACAGGCCTTCATCGCCCTCACCGAGGCCGAGGAGGCCACCCGATGA
- a CDS encoding ABC transporter ATP-binding protein, which yields MADLTKPKGEPILQVRNLVKHFPLTQGILFKKQIGAVKAVDGVSFDLYQGETLGIVGESGCGKSTVAKLLMSLEKATAGEVFYKGQDITKLSGAALKAVRRNIQMVFQDPYTSLNPRMTVGDIIGEPFEIHPEVAPKGDRRRRVQELLDVVGLNPEYINRYPHQFSGGQRQRIGIARGLALQPEIIICDEPVSALDVSVQAQVINLMEKLQDEFNLSYVFIAHDLSIVRHISDRVGVMYLGKMAEIGTDAEIYDHPTHPYTQALLSAVPVPDPEAREGRERIILTGDVPSPANPPSGCRFRTRCWKAEEKCATEEPLLAIPTRFQGADTPAAHESACHFAEDRAVLAG from the coding sequence ATGGCTGATCTCACCAAGCCCAAGGGCGAGCCGATCCTCCAGGTGCGCAACCTGGTCAAGCACTTCCCGCTGACCCAGGGCATCCTGTTCAAGAAGCAGATCGGCGCGGTCAAGGCCGTGGACGGGGTCTCCTTCGACCTCTACCAGGGCGAGACCCTCGGCATCGTCGGTGAGTCCGGCTGTGGCAAGTCCACCGTCGCCAAGCTCCTCATGAGCCTGGAGAAGGCCACCGCCGGCGAGGTCTTCTACAAGGGCCAGGACATCACCAAGCTGTCCGGCGCGGCCCTCAAGGCCGTCCGCCGCAACATCCAGATGGTGTTCCAGGACCCGTACACCTCGCTGAACCCGCGCATGACGGTCGGCGACATCATCGGCGAGCCCTTCGAGATCCACCCCGAGGTGGCCCCGAAGGGCGACCGGCGCCGCAGGGTCCAGGAGCTCCTGGACGTCGTGGGCCTGAACCCGGAGTACATCAACCGGTACCCGCACCAGTTCTCCGGCGGCCAGCGCCAGCGCATCGGCATCGCCCGCGGCCTCGCGCTCCAGCCCGAGATCATCATCTGCGACGAGCCGGTCTCCGCGCTCGACGTGTCGGTGCAGGCACAGGTCATCAACCTGATGGAGAAGCTCCAGGACGAGTTCAACCTCTCCTACGTCTTCATCGCGCACGACCTGTCCATCGTCCGGCACATCTCGGACCGCGTGGGCGTCATGTACCTGGGCAAGATGGCCGAGATCGGCACCGACGCCGAGATCTACGACCACCCCACCCACCCGTACACCCAGGCCCTGCTCTCCGCCGTGCCGGTGCCGGACCCGGAGGCCCGCGAGGGCCGCGAGCGGATCATCCTCACCGGTGACGTCCCCTCCCCGGCCAACCCGCCGTCGGGCTGCCGCTTCCGCACCCGCTGCTGGAAGGCCGAGGAGAAGTGCGCCACGGAGGAGCCGCTGCTGGCGATCCCGACGCGCTTCCAGGGCGCCGACACCCCGGCCGCGCACGAGTCGGCGTGCCACTTCGCGGAGGACCGCGCCGTCCTGGCCGGCTGA
- the mshB gene encoding N-acetyl-1-D-myo-inositol-2-amino-2-deoxy-alpha-D-glucopyranoside deacetylase → MNGLPARRLLLVHAHPDDESINNGVTMAKYAAEGAHVALVTCTLGEEGEVIPAELAHLAPDREDTLGPFRAGELAAAMKELGVADHRFLGGAGRFRDSGMMGAPQNARPGSFWSADLDEAAGYLVEVIRELRPQVLVTYDPDGGYGHPDHIQAHRVATRGAELAADAAFRPELGAPHAIAKLYWNRVPAPVVEEGFERLRAAGVSFPGTASPQDVPGVVPDERITAEIGDEGDATVLVAAKAAAMRAHVTQIAVDGPFFALSNDLGQPLFAREYYELAAGRSGAPAGERERDLFAGVEA, encoded by the coding sequence ATGAACGGTCTTCCCGCCCGTCGTCTGCTCCTCGTGCACGCGCATCCGGACGACGAGTCGATCAACAACGGCGTCACCATGGCCAAGTACGCGGCCGAGGGTGCCCACGTCGCGCTGGTGACCTGCACCCTCGGCGAGGAGGGCGAGGTCATCCCCGCCGAGCTGGCCCACCTGGCGCCGGACCGCGAGGACACCCTCGGCCCCTTCCGGGCCGGCGAGCTCGCCGCCGCCATGAAGGAACTCGGGGTCGCCGACCACCGCTTCCTCGGCGGCGCCGGCCGCTTCCGGGACTCCGGGATGATGGGCGCCCCGCAGAACGCCCGCCCCGGCTCCTTCTGGTCGGCCGACCTCGACGAGGCCGCCGGGTACCTCGTGGAAGTGATCCGGGAGCTGCGCCCGCAGGTCCTGGTCACCTACGACCCCGACGGCGGCTACGGCCACCCCGACCACATCCAGGCCCACCGGGTCGCCACGCGCGGCGCGGAGCTGGCCGCCGACGCCGCGTTCCGCCCCGAACTCGGCGCCCCGCACGCCATCGCGAAGCTCTACTGGAACCGCGTGCCCGCCCCGGTCGTCGAGGAGGGCTTCGAACGGCTACGCGCGGCCGGCGTCTCCTTCCCGGGCACCGCGTCCCCGCAGGACGTGCCGGGCGTGGTGCCCGACGAGCGGATCACCGCCGAGATCGGCGACGAGGGCGACGCCACGGTGCTGGTGGCGGCGAAGGCGGCCGCCATGCGGGCGCACGTCACCCAGATCGCCGTGGACGGCCCCTTCTTCGCCCTCTCCAACGACCTGGGCCAGCCCCTGTTCGCCCGGGAGTACTACGAGTTGGCCGCGGGCCGCTCCGGCGCGCCGGCCGGCGAGCGCGAGCGGGACCTCTTCGCGGGGGTGGAGGCGTGA
- a CDS encoding ABC transporter ATP-binding protein yields the protein MPEPILEVRDLVKHYPLTQGILFKRQVGAVRAVDGVSFALAPGETLGIVGESGCGKSTVARMLVNLERPTAGAISYKGEDITKLSGRALKAVRRNIQMVFQDPYTSLNPRMTVGDIIGEPYEIHPEVAPKGDRRRKVQELLDVVGLNPEYINRYPHQFSGGQRQRIGIARGLALQPEVIVADEPVSALDVSVQAQVVNLLERLQDEFGLSYVFIAHDLSIVRHISDRVGVMYLGRVVEIGTDTQIYDHPTHPYTQALLSAVPVPDPGARAHRERIILTGDVPSPANPPSGCRFRTRCWKAESRCATEVPALAVPQTLPPGPAAHPSACHFAAEKQVVPPPGELPPSPAPLTKE from the coding sequence GTGCCTGAGCCCATCCTGGAGGTCCGCGACCTCGTCAAGCACTACCCGCTGACCCAGGGCATCCTCTTCAAGAGGCAGGTCGGCGCGGTCAGGGCCGTCGACGGGGTCTCCTTCGCCCTCGCCCCGGGGGAGACCCTCGGCATCGTCGGCGAGTCCGGCTGCGGGAAGTCCACCGTCGCCCGGATGCTGGTCAACCTCGAGCGCCCCACCGCCGGCGCGATCTCCTACAAGGGCGAGGACATCACCAAGCTCTCGGGCCGCGCCCTGAAGGCGGTGCGCCGCAACATCCAGATGGTGTTCCAGGACCCGTACACCTCGCTGAACCCGCGCATGACGGTCGGCGACATCATCGGCGAGCCGTACGAGATCCACCCCGAGGTGGCCCCGAAGGGCGACCGGCGCCGCAAGGTCCAGGAGCTCCTGGACGTGGTCGGCCTGAACCCGGAGTACATCAACCGGTACCCGCACCAGTTCTCCGGCGGCCAGCGCCAGCGCATCGGCATCGCGCGGGGCCTGGCCCTCCAGCCCGAGGTCATCGTCGCGGACGAGCCCGTCTCCGCGCTGGACGTCTCCGTCCAGGCCCAGGTGGTCAACCTGCTGGAGCGGCTCCAGGACGAGTTCGGCCTCTCGTACGTGTTCATCGCGCACGACCTGTCCATCGTCCGGCACATCTCCGACCGGGTCGGGGTGATGTACCTGGGGCGCGTCGTCGAGATCGGGACGGACACCCAGATCTACGACCACCCCACCCACCCCTACACCCAGGCCCTGCTCTCCGCCGTGCCCGTGCCCGACCCCGGGGCCCGCGCCCACCGGGAGCGGATCATCCTCACCGGCGACGTACCCTCCCCGGCCAATCCGCCGTCGGGCTGCCGCTTCCGCACCCGCTGCTGGAAGGCCGAATCCCGCTGTGCGACGGAGGTCCCCGCGCTGGCCGTCCCGCAGACCCTCCCGCCGGGGCCGGCCGCCCATCCCTCGGCCTGCCACTTCGCGGCCGAGAAGCAGGTGGTCCCGCCGCCGGGCGAACTGCCGCCCTCGCCGGCTCCTCTGACGAAGGAGTAG
- a CDS encoding peptide ABC transporter substrate-binding protein has protein sequence MRGATHAKWAACAVAVALAATACGGGSDSGGGGGAAGIVSSSWGDPQNPLEPANTNEVQGGKVLDMLFRGLKRYDAKTGEAKNMVAEKIETTDGQNFTITLKDGWKFSNDEPVTAQSFVDAWNYAADVRNKQNNAPFFADIVGYADLHPASGEPKAKTMSGLVVKDPKTFTVALKSKFSTWPETLGYQAFSPLPKAFFTDHSAWLDKPVGNGPYTVDSYTKGTGMKLRKWEGYPGEDKAQNGGVDLKVYTDNNTAYTDLISGNLDLVDDVPAQQLKNVKNDLGDRYINQPALIIQTLTFPLYDPQWGKEGMEKVRRGISMAINRDEITQQIFRETRTPAKDWTSPALGEKGGFKSTLCGEACTYDPKAAKALIQEGGGLPGGKMTLTSNVDTGSHRDWMDAVCNSVNNALGEGPVCTVNPVGTFADFRNQQSAYKLTGPFRSGWQADYPLIQNFLQPLYYTGASSNYGKFSSPDFDKLVDQANQETDAAKAIASFQDAEKILAEQMPAIPLWYQNGSAGHSERVSDVALNQFSVPVYNEIKVS, from the coding sequence ATGCGCGGAGCCACCCACGCCAAGTGGGCCGCATGTGCGGTGGCCGTCGCCCTCGCGGCGACGGCCTGCGGCGGCGGGAGCGACAGCGGCGGGGGCGGCGGCGCGGCCGGGATCGTCAGCTCCTCCTGGGGTGACCCGCAGAACCCGCTGGAGCCCGCCAACACCAACGAGGTGCAGGGCGGCAAGGTCCTCGACATGCTCTTCCGGGGCCTCAAGCGCTACGACGCCAAGACCGGCGAGGCCAAGAACATGGTCGCCGAGAAGATCGAGACCACCGACGGCCAGAACTTCACGATCACCCTGAAGGACGGCTGGAAGTTCAGCAACGACGAGCCGGTCACCGCGCAGTCCTTCGTCGACGCCTGGAACTACGCGGCGGACGTGCGCAACAAGCAGAACAACGCGCCCTTCTTCGCCGACATCGTGGGCTACGCCGACCTGCACCCCGCCTCCGGCGAACCCAAGGCCAAGACCATGTCCGGCCTGGTCGTCAAGGACCCGAAGACCTTCACCGTCGCCCTCAAGTCCAAGTTCTCCACCTGGCCCGAGACCCTCGGCTACCAGGCCTTCTCCCCCCTGCCCAAGGCCTTCTTCACCGACCACTCCGCCTGGCTCGACAAGCCCGTCGGCAACGGCCCCTACACGGTGGACTCGTACACCAAGGGCACCGGCATGAAGCTGCGCAAGTGGGAGGGCTACCCCGGCGAGGACAAGGCGCAGAACGGCGGCGTCGACCTCAAGGTCTACACCGACAACAACACCGCCTACACGGACCTGATCTCCGGCAACCTCGACCTCGTCGACGACGTCCCCGCCCAGCAGCTGAAGAACGTCAAGAACGACCTCGGCGACCGCTACATCAACCAGCCGGCCCTCATCATCCAGACCCTCACCTTCCCCCTGTACGACCCCCAGTGGGGCAAGGAGGGCATGGAGAAGGTGCGCCGCGGCATCTCGATGGCCATCAACCGCGACGAGATCACCCAGCAGATCTTCCGCGAGACCCGCACCCCCGCCAAGGACTGGACCTCCCCGGCCCTCGGCGAGAAGGGCGGCTTCAAGTCCACCCTCTGCGGCGAAGCCTGCACGTACGACCCGAAGGCGGCCAAGGCGCTCATCCAGGAGGGCGGTGGCCTCCCCGGCGGCAAGATGACCCTCACCTCGAACGTGGACACCGGCTCGCACCGCGACTGGATGGACGCCGTCTGCAACAGCGTCAACAACGCCCTCGGCGAGGGCCCGGTCTGCACGGTCAACCCGGTCGGCACCTTCGCGGACTTCCGCAACCAGCAGAGCGCCTACAAGCTCACCGGCCCCTTCCGCTCCGGCTGGCAGGCCGACTACCCGCTGATCCAGAACTTCCTCCAGCCGCTGTACTACACCGGAGCCTCCTCCAACTACGGCAAGTTCAGCAGCCCGGACTTCGACAAACTCGTCGACCAGGCCAACCAGGAGACCGACGCCGCCAAGGCCATCGCCTCCTTCCAGGACGCGGAGAAGATCCTCGCCGAGCAGATGCCGGCCATCCCCCTCTGGTACCAGAACGGCAGCGCCGGACACTCCGAGCGGGTCTCCGACGTCGCCCTGAACCAGTTCAGCGTCCCGGTCTACAACGAGATCAAGGTCAGCTGA
- a CDS encoding ABC transporter permease translates to MGRYVIRRLLQMIPVFIGSTFLIFIMVYALGDPVAALFGDKAPDPATAARIRKDLYLDRPLWEQYVHYMGQIFKGDFGTAFNGQEVTELMATAFPVTLRLTLVAIFFEVVIGITLGVVSGLRRGKAVDTTVLVLTLVVISVPTFVTGYLIQFVLGVKWGWVRPTVSANAPFGELILPGLVLALVSLAYVTRLSRTSIAENVKADYVRTAVAKGLPRRRITTRHLLRNSLIPVVTFIGTDIGALMGGAIITERIFNIHGVGYQLYQGILRNNSPTVVGFVTILVIVFLVANLLVDLLYAVLDPRIRYA, encoded by the coding sequence ATGGGACGTTACGTGATCCGGCGGCTGCTCCAGATGATCCCCGTGTTCATCGGCAGCACCTTCCTGATCTTCATCATGGTCTACGCGCTCGGCGACCCGGTCGCGGCCCTCTTCGGCGACAAGGCCCCCGACCCCGCCACGGCCGCCCGGATCCGCAAGGACCTCTACCTCGACCGCCCCCTGTGGGAGCAGTACGTCCACTACATGGGGCAGATCTTCAAGGGCGACTTCGGCACCGCCTTCAACGGCCAGGAGGTCACCGAGCTGATGGCCACGGCCTTCCCGGTCACACTGCGCCTGACTCTGGTGGCGATCTTCTTCGAGGTCGTCATCGGCATCACCCTCGGCGTGGTCAGCGGGCTGCGCCGGGGCAAGGCCGTCGACACCACCGTGCTGGTGCTCACCCTCGTCGTCATCTCCGTGCCCACCTTCGTCACCGGATACCTCATCCAGTTCGTCCTCGGCGTCAAATGGGGCTGGGTACGCCCCACCGTCTCCGCCAACGCCCCCTTCGGCGAGCTGATCCTGCCCGGCCTCGTCCTCGCCCTGGTCTCCCTCGCGTACGTCACCCGGCTCTCACGGACCTCCATCGCCGAGAACGTCAAGGCCGACTACGTCCGCACCGCCGTCGCCAAGGGCCTGCCCCGGCGCAGGATCACCACCCGCCACCTGCTGCGCAACTCCCTGATCCCGGTGGTCACCTTCATCGGCACCGACATCGGCGCCCTGATGGGCGGCGCCATCATCACCGAGCGGATCTTCAACATCCACGGCGTCGGCTACCAGCTCTACCAGGGCATCCTGCGCAACAACTCGCCCACGGTGGTCGGCTTCGTCACCATCCTCGTCATCGTCTTCCTGGTGGCGAACCTGCTCGTCGACCTGCTCTACGCGGTCCTGGACCCGAGGATCCGTTATGCCTGA
- a CDS encoding ABC transporter permease: MPEPERPERPERPERPEGPGGYDPVGPRPGEAMSPTGQGGVMDLALQEAESVEGVAVAEESGAFGAAGAPGPRHKARSLWSDAWHQLRRNPVFVVSALIILFLVVISLWPQLIASGDPLQCDLSKSQQGSAPGHPFGYDTQGCDVYTRTVYGARASITVGICATVGAAVLGSVLGGLAGFFGGWSDSLLSRVADIFFGIPVVLGGLVFLSVVTSTTVWPVVGFIVLLGWPQLARIARGSVITAKQNDYVQAARALGAGNGRMLLRHVAPNAVAPVIVVATIALGTYISLEATLSFLGVGLRPPTVSWGIDISNAATQIRNAPHMLLWPAGALSVTVLAFIMLGDAVRDALDPKLR; the protein is encoded by the coding sequence ATGCCTGAGCCCGAGCGCCCGGAGCGCCCCGAGCGCCCCGAGCGCCCCGAGGGCCCCGGAGGCTACGACCCGGTGGGCCCCCGCCCCGGCGAGGCCATGTCACCCACCGGCCAGGGCGGGGTCATGGACCTGGCCCTCCAGGAGGCCGAGAGCGTGGAAGGCGTCGCCGTCGCCGAGGAATCCGGAGCGTTCGGAGCGGCCGGAGCCCCGGGCCCCCGGCACAAGGCCCGGTCCCTGTGGTCCGACGCCTGGCACCAGCTGCGCCGCAACCCCGTCTTCGTCGTCTCGGCGCTGATCATCCTCTTCCTCGTCGTCATCTCCCTCTGGCCCCAGCTCATCGCGAGCGGCGACCCCCTCCAGTGCGACCTGTCCAAGTCGCAGCAGGGCTCGGCCCCCGGCCACCCCTTCGGCTACGACACCCAGGGCTGCGACGTCTACACCCGCACCGTCTACGGCGCCCGCGCCTCCATCACCGTCGGCATCTGCGCCACCGTCGGCGCCGCCGTGCTGGGCTCCGTACTCGGCGGACTCGCCGGCTTCTTCGGCGGCTGGAGCGACTCCCTGCTCTCCCGCGTCGCCGACATCTTCTTCGGGATCCCCGTCGTCCTCGGCGGCCTCGTCTTCCTGTCCGTGGTCACCAGCACCACCGTGTGGCCCGTCGTCGGCTTCATCGTGCTGCTCGGCTGGCCCCAGCTCGCCCGCATCGCCCGCGGCTCGGTGATCACCGCCAAGCAGAACGACTACGTCCAGGCCGCCCGCGCCCTCGGCGCCGGCAACGGGCGCATGCTGCTGCGCCACGTGGCCCCCAACGCCGTCGCCCCCGTCATCGTCGTCGCCACCATCGCGCTGGGCACCTACATCTCCCTCGAAGCCACCCTGTCGTTCCTCGGCGTGGGTCTGCGACCGCCCACGGTCTCCTGGGGCATCGACATCTCCAACGCCGCCACCCAGATCCGCAACGCCCCGCACATGCTGCTCTGGCCGGCGGGCGCCCTGAGCGTGACCGTGCTCGCGTTCATCATGCTCGGCGACGCGGTGCGCGACGCCCTCGACCCCAAGCTGCGCTGA
- a CDS encoding DUF6113 family protein: MTTALTPGRIAALLGLFVLGTLTGAAGWLVVDLWFPAGLLLALLALLGLFLAGRLTVGGGLGVGAPAAGWFLSYVLLGVPRPEGDFLLGSSGIGMYAYLLGGSAAAVICATMRGPAQGPVSASGSRG; this comes from the coding sequence GTGACCACCGCGCTGACCCCCGGGCGGATCGCCGCCCTCCTCGGCCTGTTCGTCCTCGGCACACTGACGGGCGCGGCCGGCTGGCTCGTGGTCGACCTGTGGTTCCCGGCCGGGCTGCTGCTCGCGCTGCTGGCCCTCCTCGGGCTGTTCCTCGCGGGCCGGCTGACGGTCGGAGGGGGCCTCGGAGTGGGCGCCCCGGCGGCCGGCTGGTTCCTGTCCTACGTCCTCCTCGGTGTCCCCCGCCCCGAAGGGGACTTCCTGCTCGGTTCCTCCGGAATCGGCATGTACGCATACCTTTTGGGGGGAAGTGCGGCCGCTGTGATCTGCGCCACGATGCGCGGCCCCGCCCAAGGTCCCGTTTCGGCCTCGGGATCCCGCGGATGA
- a CDS encoding ABC transporter ATP-binding protein: MLLEVRDLHVEFVTRDGVAKAVNGVNYSVDEGETLAVLGESGSGKSVTAQAVMGILDVPPGRIAGGEILFKGRDLLKAKEEERRRIRGAEMAMIFQDALSSLNPVLSVGAQLGEMFEVHRGASRKDSRARAVELMDRVRIPAAKQRVGDYPHQFSGGMRQRIMIAMALALEPSLIIADEPTTALDVTVQAQVMDLLAELQRELNMGLILITHDLGVVADVADKIAVMYAGRIVEAAPVREIYASPAHPYTRGLLDSIPRLDQKGQELYAIKGLPPNLLAIPPGCAFNPRCPMARPVCRGEVPPLADVAPDRASACFFWKECLGA; this comes from the coding sequence ATGCTGCTCGAAGTCCGGGACCTGCACGTCGAGTTCGTCACCCGGGACGGTGTGGCCAAGGCCGTCAACGGGGTGAACTACTCGGTGGACGAGGGTGAGACCCTCGCCGTGCTCGGCGAGTCCGGCTCCGGCAAGTCGGTGACGGCCCAGGCCGTGATGGGGATCCTCGACGTCCCGCCGGGCCGGATCGCGGGCGGCGAGATCCTCTTCAAGGGCCGGGACCTCCTGAAGGCGAAGGAGGAGGAGCGCCGCAGGATCCGCGGCGCCGAGATGGCGATGATCTTCCAGGACGCGCTGTCCTCCCTCAACCCCGTGCTCAGCGTCGGCGCCCAGCTGGGAGAGATGTTCGAGGTCCACCGGGGGGCTTCCCGCAAGGACTCCCGGGCCAGGGCCGTGGAGCTGATGGACCGGGTGAGGATCCCCGCCGCGAAGCAGCGGGTGGGGGACTACCCGCACCAGTTCTCCGGCGGCATGCGCCAGCGCATCATGATCGCCATGGCGCTGGCCCTGGAACCCTCCCTGATCATCGCCGACGAGCCCACCACGGCCCTCGACGTCACCGTCCAGGCCCAGGTCATGGACCTGCTCGCGGAGCTCCAGCGCGAACTCAACATGGGCCTGATCCTGATCACCCACGACCTCGGCGTCGTCGCCGACGTCGCCGACAAGATCGCCGTCATGTACGCGGGCCGGATCGTCGAGGCCGCCCCGGTGCGCGAGATCTACGCGTCGCCCGCCCACCCCTACACCCGGGGCCTGCTCGACTCGATCCCGCGCCTGGACCAGAAGGGCCAGGAGCTCTACGCCATCAAGGGCCTGCCGCCCAACCTGCTGGCCATCCCGCCCGGCTGCGCCTTCAACCCGCGCTGCCCGATGGCCCGGCCCGTCTGCCGGGGCGAGGTCCCGCCGCTGGCCGACGTCGCCCCCGACCGGGCCAGCGCCTGCTTCTTCTGGAAGGAGTGCCTCGGTGCCTGA